A window from Erythrobacter sp. YJ-T3-07 encodes these proteins:
- a CDS encoding sigma factor, with amino-acid sequence MSKSTEALEVAVAEVIANMNSDGSRGSARQRANIDRAFVRILKIAAPRIRHFIRQYGLAAHYEDAEQVCAIAVHRAIEAYDPTKAKFTTFLNWQIRGELQSLRFRLMTDQRPSARKVEAVTIALTTGTTTDDGEETSLEALIEDEAALERTESSASEYLANQACVALVDAYIEAERKAGVEQLRKRARTRRPAQDIRESRPDLPASFRAHMAGPDPVELEKLHERLERDRAIIERSMFSGDTKLALSIDTSLTRERIRQIVRRAGKHMAQLVQTDPRFAMLAEQAGIQIEPAATKRPETTPAPVGMLPAMNQPHNQTITVTVPAEPSTDRVAVRGLPVIPVRHQSGGLSA; translated from the coding sequence ATGTCGAAAAGTACTGAAGCACTGGAAGTCGCGGTAGCCGAAGTTATCGCTAACATGAATTCGGACGGATCGCGTGGGTCCGCTCGTCAGCGCGCAAATATCGACCGCGCTTTTGTCAGAATTCTCAAGATCGCAGCGCCGCGTATTAGGCACTTCATTCGCCAATACGGCCTGGCTGCTCATTACGAAGACGCCGAGCAGGTCTGCGCGATTGCAGTCCACCGCGCGATCGAGGCCTATGACCCGACCAAGGCCAAGTTCACCACCTTCCTCAACTGGCAGATCCGTGGCGAGCTGCAGAGCCTGCGCTTCCGCCTGATGACCGATCAGCGCCCGTCCGCCCGCAAGGTGGAAGCGGTGACTATCGCTCTCACCACCGGAACGACCACCGACGATGGCGAAGAAACCAGCCTCGAAGCGCTGATCGAAGACGAAGCGGCGCTGGAGCGGACCGAGAGCTCTGCCTCGGAATATCTCGCCAATCAGGCCTGTGTCGCTCTGGTCGATGCCTATATCGAAGCCGAGCGCAAGGCAGGGGTCGAACAGCTGCGCAAGCGCGCCCGGACCCGTCGTCCCGCCCAGGATATCCGTGAATCCCGCCCCGATCTTCCCGCGAGCTTTCGTGCCCACATGGCCGGCCCCGATCCGGTGGAACTGGAAAAGCTGCACGAACGGCTGGAGCGCGATCGCGCCATCATCGAGCGCAGCATGTTCTCGGGCGACACCAAGCTGGCGCTCAGCATCGACACCAGCCTGACCCGTGAACGGATCCGCCAGATCGTCCGCCGCGCTGGCAAGCACATGGCGCAGCTGGTGCAGACCGACCCCCGCTTCGCCATGCTTGCCGAGCAGGCCGGGATTCAGATCGAACCCGCCGCGACGAAGCGCCCTGAAACGACGCCGGCCCCTGTCGGCATGCTGCCGGCCATGAACCAGCCGCACAATCAGACGATCACCGTCACGGTTCCGGCCGAACCCTCGACCGATCGGGTGGCAGTCCGCGGTCTTCCGGTCATTCCGGTGCGGCACCAGTCGGGTGGGCTGTCTGCCTGA
- the fliM gene encoding flagellar motor switch protein FliM: MMDDDFEELELPDPPAMDMPEGATFDQASIDALFGDSSSDLPQKSGLRAVIESRVVSHARLPMLEVVCERMVRSFATSMRNLTSDAIEVSLDDIASVRFGDFMNRVPLPCMLAVFKVPAWQDYGLVTIEANLIYAVVDALLGGRKGAAPRKIEGRAFTTIETTLVSKMIELVLREFSTAFEPIAPITMELERIETSPRFAAIAGPTNVASAATFAVDMDGRGGNFTILLPFATLEPVRGKLSQRFMGEKLGGDNTWRDHMRNEIMRTEVEIYTVLGEREMRLADVHSLEVGQTIPFDVTPDDPFEVCCGGVPIARAQIGRQRNHVAIGIVDTIKQGQSQ, encoded by the coding sequence GTGATGGACGACGATTTCGAAGAACTCGAACTTCCCGATCCCCCGGCAATGGACATGCCGGAGGGGGCGACGTTCGACCAGGCCAGCATCGATGCGCTGTTCGGCGATTCCAGCTCGGACCTGCCGCAAAAGAGTGGCCTGCGTGCGGTGATCGAATCCCGCGTCGTCAGCCATGCCCGGCTGCCGATGCTGGAGGTGGTGTGCGAACGCATGGTCCGCTCCTTCGCCACCAGCATGCGCAACCTTACCTCGGACGCGATCGAGGTCTCGCTCGACGATATTGCATCGGTCCGCTTCGGCGACTTCATGAACCGCGTTCCGCTGCCCTGCATGCTCGCCGTGTTCAAGGTGCCCGCGTGGCAGGATTACGGCCTCGTCACGATCGAGGCGAACCTGATCTATGCGGTGGTCGATGCGCTGCTGGGCGGCCGCAAGGGCGCTGCCCCGCGCAAGATCGAAGGGCGCGCCTTCACCACGATCGAGACCACGCTGGTATCGAAGATGATCGAACTGGTGTTGCGCGAATTCAGCACCGCGTTCGAACCGATCGCGCCGATCACGATGGAGCTTGAACGGATCGAGACCAGCCCGCGCTTCGCCGCCATTGCCGGGCCGACCAACGTTGCCTCTGCCGCGACCTTCGCGGTCGATATGGACGGGCGCGGCGGCAATTTCACCATTCTGCTGCCGTTCGCCACGCTCGAGCCGGTGCGGGGCAAGCTGTCGCAGCGCTTCATGGGTGAAAAGCTGGGCGGCGATAACACCTGGCGCGATCACATGCGCAACGAGATCATGCGGACCGAGGTCGAAATCTACACCGTCCTTGGCGAGCGGGAGATGCGCCTTGCCGACGTCCACTCGCTGGAAGTCGGCCAGACCATCCCCTTCGACGTCACTCCCGACGATCCCTTCGAGGTCTGCTGCGGGGGCGTACCGATCGCCCGCGCGCAGATCGGTCGCCAGCGCAACCACGTCGCCATCGGCATCGTCGACACCATCAAACAGGGTCAATCGCAATGA
- a CDS encoding flagellar hook-associated protein FlgK — protein sequence MSLSNILGSAVSGLAASQAGIKSISNNIANISTPGYARERVSLSTGVTQGRINGVVIGEPTRIADRFLEQTVYLRAGDMGRAEVTANYMERLQSFLGEPGAESGLPARLDAISASAIALTSGQSSPQKASNFIAEVQDAIGSIRQLDDDIQVLRGDVESEVGYSIEAVNVLLERIHTLNATVAQLRGLGRTAGGAEDQRMSALEELSGLMKVSIREQPDGRVNIDAANGAVLLDGRLRQLSYPSPGDGVAQPTYPVIDIRFTNDAGEPTTATGEKLESSAIGGKLGGLLDLRDRALPEFSDQLGSLFGGLAETINAVANSGTSYPPPNRLDGRPTGLIGSDRLGFTGQATFAVTDKSGTLVASTTVDFDALGPLATLDDAVAAINGGLGGNATVALQDGRLSFVAASGNNGVAVAQGDPPSARAGNGFSHYFGLNDVIRSDSATLVAPGFVASDPHGFAAGQSTQLVLRDATGRSLATTTLTGSVGPTFGDLVTELGQSPLAAFGTFAMDDRGRMTFTPSPGASGAVLSIPSDSTDRFGTGVSFTALSGLTGSASGLGGAGVRADILASADRLPLSRLRTDAAVGESALGGGDTRVAGAFVEALGKPIDFGKAGSATMERFSSLLMGRAGTQAARAQDMLVDAAARRDDAINRRDSFSGVNLDEELSQMVVLQNSYSAAARVMTTATQMYDTLLDMVR from the coding sequence ATGTCGCTGAGCAATATCCTGGGATCGGCGGTGTCCGGCCTTGCGGCATCGCAGGCCGGCATCAAATCGATATCCAACAACATCGCCAACATCAGTACGCCGGGATACGCGCGCGAGCGCGTATCCCTGAGTACCGGTGTAACCCAGGGCCGTATCAACGGGGTCGTGATCGGCGAGCCTACCCGGATTGCCGACCGGTTTCTGGAACAGACGGTCTATCTTCGCGCGGGCGATATGGGCCGGGCGGAGGTGACCGCGAATTACATGGAACGGCTGCAGTCGTTCCTGGGCGAGCCGGGGGCCGAAAGCGGTCTTCCCGCGCGCCTCGATGCGATCAGCGCATCCGCGATCGCTCTGACGAGCGGGCAAAGCTCGCCCCAGAAGGCATCGAACTTCATTGCCGAGGTGCAGGATGCGATCGGCTCCATCCGCCAGCTCGACGACGATATTCAGGTGCTGCGCGGCGATGTTGAATCAGAAGTCGGCTATTCGATAGAAGCGGTCAACGTCCTGCTCGAACGTATCCATACGCTGAACGCCACGGTGGCCCAGCTTCGCGGCCTCGGCCGCACCGCCGGCGGGGCCGAGGATCAGCGCATGTCCGCGCTCGAAGAGCTGAGCGGGCTGATGAAAGTCTCGATCCGCGAACAGCCCGATGGCCGGGTCAATATCGACGCGGCCAATGGCGCAGTCCTGCTCGACGGGCGGCTGCGGCAATTGTCATACCCCAGTCCGGGCGACGGGGTCGCGCAGCCGACCTACCCCGTGATCGACATTCGCTTCACCAATGATGCAGGCGAGCCGACCACCGCCACGGGGGAAAAGCTGGAATCCTCCGCCATAGGGGGCAAGCTGGGCGGATTGCTCGATCTGCGCGATCGCGCATTGCCGGAATTCTCCGACCAGCTCGGCTCGCTATTCGGCGGTCTTGCAGAAACCATCAATGCGGTGGCCAACTCGGGCACGTCCTACCCGCCGCCCAACCGGCTCGACGGCAGGCCGACCGGCCTGATCGGCAGCGACCGACTGGGCTTCACCGGGCAGGCCACCTTCGCGGTTACCGACAAGAGCGGCACGCTGGTCGCCAGCACCACCGTCGATTTCGACGCTTTGGGTCCGCTGGCTACGCTCGACGATGCGGTCGCCGCGATCAATGGCGGCCTCGGCGGCAACGCCACGGTCGCCCTGCAGGACGGGCGCCTCTCCTTTGTCGCGGCAAGCGGCAATAATGGTGTGGCGGTGGCGCAGGGCGATCCGCCGAGCGCGCGCGCAGGCAACGGCTTCTCGCATTACTTCGGCCTCAACGACGTCATCCGCAGCGATTCCGCGACGCTTGTCGCGCCTGGGTTCGTCGCCAGCGATCCGCACGGGTTCGCTGCGGGGCAATCCACGCAGCTGGTCCTGCGCGATGCCACCGGTCGCTCTCTCGCGACCACCACGCTGACGGGCTCGGTCGGTCCCACTTTCGGCGATCTGGTCACCGAACTGGGCCAGAGCCCGCTCGCCGCGTTCGGCACTTTTGCGATGGACGACCGTGGCCGGATGACTTTCACGCCCTCTCCGGGCGCGAGCGGTGCGGTGCTCTCTATCCCCTCGGATTCGACCGACCGCTTCGGCACCGGCGTATCCTTCACCGCCCTTTCCGGCCTGACCGGCAGTGCCAGCGGGCTCGGCGGGGCGGGCGTACGGGCCGATATTCTGGCCAGTGCAGACAGGCTGCCGCTGTCCCGCCTGCGGACCGACGCCGCAGTTGGCGAGTCAGCGCTGGGCGGCGGCGACACGCGGGTGGCCGGTGCCTTCGTCGAGGCGCTGGGCAAGCCGATCGACTTCGGCAAGGCGGGCTCCGCCACGATGGAGCGTTTCTCCAGCCTGCTGATGGGACGCGCCGGAACCCAGGCTGCGCGGGCCCAGGACATGCTGGTGGATGCCGCTGCACGCCGGGACGACGCGATCAACCGCCGCGACAGCTTCTCGGGCGTCAATCTCGATGAGGAACTGTCGCAGATGGTGGTCCTCCAGAACAGCTATTCCGCCGCCGCGCGCGTCATGACGACCGCCACGCAGATGTACGACACTCTCCTCGATATGGTCCGCTGA
- a CDS encoding MotE family protein — translation MTIKRPSLLMMMAGAAALSTLAHGVSASGTSQEKAPAKASQSRLGSAIQSEMNENQQTAKERARALDLREQAIRASEKRLKDSLQNQQQRPKADDAAATRAGAKADKEAEEAETLDQLARIYQSMKPKQAAVVFEQLDIDVQIAVARKMRERSTAQILAAMTPAGAARLSMALAGKRPAQPKRVGPAPVG, via the coding sequence ATGACCATCAAGCGCCCCTCGCTCCTGATGATGATGGCAGGTGCCGCGGCGCTATCGACGCTGGCCCATGGCGTCAGCGCGTCCGGCACGAGCCAGGAAAAGGCCCCGGCCAAGGCCTCGCAGTCGCGGCTCGGCTCGGCCATTCAGTCGGAGATGAATGAAAATCAGCAGACCGCGAAGGAGCGTGCGCGCGCGCTCGATCTGCGCGAGCAGGCCATCAGGGCGTCCGAAAAGCGGCTGAAGGACAGTCTTCAGAACCAACAGCAGCGTCCCAAGGCCGATGATGCAGCCGCCACAAGGGCTGGCGCCAAGGCGGACAAGGAGGCTGAGGAGGCGGAGACGCTTGATCAGCTGGCGCGCATATACCAGTCGATGAAACCCAAGCAGGCGGCGGTCGTGTTCGAACAGCTGGACATCGATGTGCAGATCGCCGTGGCGCGCAAGATGCGCGAGCGCTCGACCGCACAGATCCTCGCCGCGATGACCCCGGCTGGTGCAGCGCGCCTGAGCATGGCCCTTGCGGGCAAGCGACCCGCGCAGCCGAAACGGGTTGGACCGGCCCCGGTCGGGTGA
- a CDS encoding flagellar hook-basal body complex protein, with product MSLYSALYAGVSGLGAQSSAMATVADNITNINTVGYKGAEADFRTLVTDGRLKSSYSAGGVAAAPRAMISKQGLLQASSSQTDLGIDGGGFFVTRTGSSADSGIAFTRAGAFRPDEQGYLRNTGGYFLQGWRLDSTGGYTSTGGVSELEPVRLSGLTGTAAATTRLTARANLQSTQEPFTGAYAAGDMATGALEPHFSRTFEIFDAQGGGHQVTMGFVKTGPNQWVSEIYGDPADVTAANGLLASGNVAFNPDGSLDLANSSPALFGTLNVSWANQAGSSPISLNLGSQDGLDGLTQFGSASALIASSTDGGMLNNLVSVEVSKDGIVSAVFDDGTSRPVFQLPMATFANPDGLSRLPGNAYTVSQQSGNVAIGRPGELGSGNISAGTLEASNVDLAQEFTNMIRFQRAYSASSKIITTVDDMLQEVSALKR from the coding sequence GTGAGCCTATATTCTGCCCTGTACGCCGGTGTGTCCGGCCTCGGTGCCCAATCGAGCGCGATGGCGACGGTTGCCGACAACATCACCAACATCAACACCGTGGGATACAAGGGCGCAGAAGCGGACTTTCGCACGCTCGTCACGGACGGACGCCTGAAGAGCAGCTATTCGGCCGGCGGCGTTGCGGCGGCACCGCGTGCGATGATTTCCAAGCAGGGGCTCCTCCAGGCATCCTCCAGCCAGACCGATCTGGGCATCGACGGGGGCGGCTTCTTCGTCACCCGCACGGGGAGCAGCGCCGACAGCGGCATCGCGTTCACCCGTGCCGGTGCCTTCCGCCCGGACGAACAGGGCTATCTGCGCAATACCGGCGGCTATTTCCTGCAGGGCTGGCGACTGGACTCGACCGGCGGTTACACCAGCACTGGTGGCGTCAGCGAGCTGGAGCCCGTTCGCCTGAGCGGACTGACCGGCACCGCGGCGGCCACCACGCGCCTGACCGCCCGCGCCAACCTGCAATCGACGCAGGAGCCGTTCACCGGTGCCTATGCCGCAGGCGATATGGCGACCGGCGCTTTGGAGCCGCATTTCTCGCGCACCTTCGAGATCTTCGATGCACAGGGTGGCGGCCATCAGGTGACGATGGGTTTCGTCAAAACCGGCCCCAACCAGTGGGTTTCGGAGATCTATGGCGACCCCGCGGATGTGACCGCGGCCAACGGCCTGCTGGCCAGCGGCAACGTCGCCTTCAACCCGGACGGCAGCCTCGATCTGGCCAACTCCTCGCCCGCCCTGTTCGGTACGCTGAACGTCTCCTGGGCCAACCAGGCCGGCTCCTCTCCCATAAGCCTGAACCTCGGCAGCCAGGACGGGCTCGACGGGCTGACCCAGTTCGGCAGCGCTTCGGCCCTGATCGCCTCGAGCACCGACGGCGGAATGCTCAACAACCTGGTCTCGGTTGAAGTCAGCAAGGACGGGATCGTCAGCGCCGTCTTCGACGACGGCACGTCGCGCCCGGTATTCCAGCTGCCGATGGCTACCTTCGCCAATCCGGACGGTCTCTCGCGCCTGCCGGGCAATGCCTACACCGTCTCGCAGCAGTCCGGCAATGTCGCCATCGGCCGCCCGGGCGAGCTTGGCAGCGGCAATATTTCGGCAGGCACACTGGAAGCCTCCAACGTCGATCTGGCGCAGGAATTCACCAACATGATCCGCTTCCAGCGCGCCTACAGCGCATCGTCCAAGATCATCACCACGGTCGATGACATGCTCCAGGAAGTCAGTGCGCTCAAGCGCTAG
- a CDS encoding flagellin, giving the protein MNRVATIPLQRTMADAIQRAQQNLAKTQTALSTGKKAQDYASLGTEAVRTMSARSMLAKQDAQAVVSKHVTTTLAIYDAHVTGLDNSLIDLRTRMTTAIGTDDSAGLQETIKGAFEQFRSTLNAKEGGIPLFGGSRTDVLPFTPESLADVAATPAADAFLNDDVRAVAHLAEGTSVTYGIIASDLGTEIYEAFRTLAAAGPIGERLTDAQKTALQDALAQIDTAAVGLRAVNAENGRKQSRVETLGERAEQRSLVLNDIIAANEDADLGQVAVDLAQQKATLEASYSVFAQLTQLNLTKYL; this is encoded by the coding sequence ATGAACCGGGTTGCCACCATTCCCCTGCAGCGCACGATGGCGGACGCCATCCAGCGCGCGCAGCAAAACCTCGCCAAGACGCAGACCGCTCTTTCCACGGGCAAGAAGGCGCAGGATTACGCCAGCCTGGGCACGGAAGCCGTACGCACGATGTCGGCGCGCTCCATGCTCGCCAAGCAGGACGCGCAGGCAGTCGTCTCCAAACACGTGACCACCACGCTTGCCATCTACGACGCGCATGTCACCGGTCTCGACAACTCTCTGATCGACCTGCGTACCCGGATGACGACAGCGATCGGGACCGACGATTCCGCGGGCCTGCAGGAAACGATCAAGGGTGCGTTCGAACAGTTCCGCAGCACCCTCAATGCCAAGGAAGGCGGCATCCCGCTGTTCGGCGGCTCGCGCACCGATGTGCTGCCCTTCACCCCGGAAAGTCTGGCCGATGTGGCCGCCACGCCGGCCGCCGACGCGTTCCTGAACGATGACGTGCGGGCCGTCGCCCATCTCGCGGAAGGGACTTCGGTGACCTACGGCATCATCGCGAGCGATCTCGGCACCGAGATCTACGAGGCGTTTCGCACGCTGGCTGCCGCCGGTCCGATCGGAGAGCGGCTGACCGACGCGCAGAAAACCGCCCTGCAGGACGCACTCGCGCAGATCGACACGGCCGCTGTGGGACTGCGCGCCGTAAACGCAGAGAATGGCCGCAAGCAGTCACGCGTGGAAACTCTGGGCGAGCGTGCGGAACAGCGATCGCTGGTGCTCAACGACATCATCGCCGCCAACGAAGACGCGGATCTGGGTCAGGTGGCGGTGGACCTGGCGCAGCAGAAGGCCACGCTGGAGGCGAGCTATTCCGTCTTCGCTCAGCTCACCCAGCTCAATCTCACCAAATACCTCTAA
- a CDS encoding DUF6468 domain-containing protein, translating to MSFTVFTNVITVLFCIAVLIQSVRMMRSLKDVRENQLDRTVGALDTATAKAQGVLSELRQTLVTDGSAHARILGDAREVREELNVMIGIANAMAERLIEAAASVSRHEAEAASVRAKATRPVRSRTTKAAQPKADAPKAGKSANAKASIAKASGAKGSSAKPTAAKAITPKATGADPALKVAATKKAPARPSRKTSAQRTPVKEAA from the coding sequence ATGAGCTTCACCGTCTTCACCAATGTCATCACGGTCCTCTTCTGCATCGCGGTGCTCATTCAGAGCGTGCGGATGATGCGCAGCCTCAAGGATGTTCGCGAGAACCAGCTCGACCGCACGGTCGGCGCGCTCGATACCGCGACGGCGAAGGCGCAGGGCGTGCTTTCCGAACTCAGGCAGACGCTCGTGACCGATGGATCGGCACATGCGCGGATCCTGGGCGATGCCCGTGAGGTGCGCGAAGAGCTGAACGTCATGATCGGCATCGCCAATGCGATGGCGGAACGCCTGATCGAGGCCGCGGCCAGCGTGTCGCGTCATGAAGCCGAAGCTGCCTCCGTTCGGGCCAAGGCGACCCGTCCGGTGCGTTCTCGCACCACGAAGGCTGCGCAGCCCAAGGCGGATGCGCCCAAGGCGGGCAAGAGCGCCAATGCAAAGGCATCGATTGCGAAGGCTTCCGGCGCGAAGGGCAGCAGCGCGAAGCCGACGGCTGCAAAGGCGATCACTCCGAAGGCAACCGGCGCGGACCCCGCGCTGAAAGTTGCCGCGACCAAAAAGGCTCCGGCGCGCCCGTCGCGCAAGACCTCCGCGCAACGCACCCCCGTCAAGGAAGCAGCATGA
- a CDS encoding flagellar biosynthesis repressor FlbT, translating into MLHITLREGEKVVINGAVLRSTGRAEIVVENAAAILRGRDVMSPAEANTPARRLYFACMMAYLDPANLTQYQGRILSLFEDLVEAVEAPEAKAHCVSFARSVAYCDFYRALNDCRALIAYEAQALARFAPVEETETAQAANAA; encoded by the coding sequence ATGCTCCACATTACTCTTCGCGAAGGCGAAAAGGTCGTCATCAACGGTGCGGTGCTGCGCTCGACCGGTCGCGCAGAGATCGTTGTCGAGAACGCTGCGGCAATCCTGCGCGGGCGCGACGTCATGTCGCCCGCAGAAGCGAACACGCCGGCCCGGCGGCTCTACTTCGCGTGCATGATGGCCTATCTCGATCCGGCCAACCTGACCCAGTATCAGGGCCGCATCCTGTCGCTGTTCGAGGATCTCGTCGAAGCGGTGGAAGCGCCCGAGGCAAAGGCGCACTGCGTCTCGTTCGCGCGCAGCGTCGCCTATTGCGATTTCTATCGCGCGCTCAACGATTGCCGCGCGCTGATCGCCTACGAAGCCCAGGCGCTGGCCCGTTTCGCCCCGGTCGAAGAGACCGAAACCGCGCAAGCGGCCAACGCGGCCTGA
- a CDS encoding peptidoglycan-binding protein — protein sequence MQQVGLESLSPQDRARVIYTQARSEMTDRLWQAAIGGAQDDKSGAQGPCRHGVGMLPTGMWDLLGTGQDAGALARVLEAMPGASARPGIGGDGIRPPEVKPEIAVERMTPAVTKPGLGFDAPTPASPAIKEGSGIGPLGSLGANSGYAATLQSAAERSGLPATTLAAIIDAEAAKRPDGSWNLMSRNPRSSAAGLGQFLSGTWIGMAQKPGTWLHDVAKQRGWLTESGRVVPAARGSLLALRYDATASINSIADYATSNIETIRRSGVRTGDDPQALARIAYLGHHLGPGDAIRYLKGGLGEGRASVLLKAQIGATSARERIARTGDASAAHRDWLNSYIARKIRPDRFAVLPQAASS from the coding sequence ATGCAGCAGGTAGGACTCGAATCACTCTCCCCGCAGGACCGGGCACGCGTCATCTATACGCAGGCCCGTTCCGAGATGACCGACCGCCTGTGGCAGGCGGCCATCGGTGGTGCGCAGGACGATAAGTCGGGCGCGCAGGGGCCGTGTCGGCACGGCGTCGGAATGCTCCCGACCGGGATGTGGGATCTGCTCGGCACCGGGCAGGATGCAGGCGCGCTCGCGCGGGTTCTCGAAGCGATGCCCGGCGCCTCCGCAAGGCCGGGGATCGGGGGCGATGGCATCCGCCCCCCCGAGGTAAAGCCCGAGATCGCCGTCGAGCGCATGACCCCGGCGGTGACCAAGCCCGGGCTGGGTTTCGATGCGCCGACGCCCGCGAGCCCCGCCATCAAGGAGGGTTCGGGCATTGGTCCGCTGGGCAGCCTGGGGGCCAATTCCGGCTATGCCGCAACCCTGCAAAGCGCCGCCGAGCGTAGCGGGCTGCCCGCGACCACGCTCGCGGCGATCATCGATGCCGAAGCGGCCAAGCGCCCCGATGGCAGCTGGAACCTGATGTCGCGCAATCCGCGTTCGAGCGCGGCGGGGCTGGGCCAGTTCCTTTCCGGCACATGGATCGGCATGGCGCAGAAGCCGGGCACCTGGCTGCATGACGTGGCGAAGCAGAGGGGCTGGCTGACCGAGAGCGGCCGGGTGGTTCCGGCGGCGCGCGGATCGCTGCTGGCGTTGCGTTACGATGCCACGGCATCGATCAACAGCATCGCCGACTATGCCACATCGAATATCGAGACCATTCGCAGGTCGGGCGTCAGGACCGGTGACGATCCTCAGGCGCTCGCCCGGATTGCCTATCTCGGCCACCACCTGGGGCCGGGCGATGCGATCCGTTACCTCAAGGGCGGGCTGGGCGAGGGCCGCGCGAGCGTCCTCCTGAAGGCGCAGATCGGTGCGACATCGGCGCGTGAGCGGATCGCGCGTACCGGAGATGCGTCCGCGGCGCATCGTGACTGGCTCAACAGTTACATCGCCCGCAAGATCCGGCCCGATCGTTTTGCCGTCCTTCCGCAGGCGGCCAGCAGCTGA
- the fliI gene encoding flagellar protein export ATPase FliI gives MQTLASAARAIRAFPTDRHFGSVAAVRGALIEIDGLLGSARIGSRIAIECEGGTVDAEVTGLDRETAHCLSFNDPHGIATGTRADLLQGQSVLRPTDQWLGRVVDGLGRPIDNKGPLPVGPEPRLFKSDPPAAANRTRVGRRLETGVRSLDLFAPLCRGQRLGLFAGSGVGKSTLLSMLARWVETDIAVIGLIGERGREVQEFIEDDLGPEGLARSVVVVATSDSPALMRRQAAWTTLAIAEHFRDAGRDVMCLMDSVTRFAMAQREIGLANGEPPATKGYTPTVFAELPRLLERAGPGGPGQGSITGLFSVLVDGDDHDEPIADAVRGILDGHIVMSRKIAERGRFPAIDILKSVSRMLPDCHEEEENRLRLAALRHLSNYADMEELVRLGAYKTGSDAEVDEAIRLAPAIEDLLKQRKDDRGSVAHSFARLAELMTETSR, from the coding sequence ATGCAGACGCTGGCCTCCGCCGCGCGGGCGATCCGCGCGTTCCCGACCGATCGGCACTTCGGTTCCGTCGCCGCAGTACGCGGCGCGCTGATCGAGATCGACGGTCTGCTCGGCTCCGCCCGCATCGGGTCGCGTATTGCGATCGAGTGCGAGGGCGGAACCGTGGATGCGGAGGTCACCGGACTCGACCGGGAGACCGCTCACTGCCTGTCGTTCAACGATCCGCACGGGATCGCCACCGGAACCCGGGCGGACCTGTTGCAGGGCCAGTCGGTGCTGCGCCCGACGGACCAGTGGCTGGGCCGGGTAGTGGACGGGCTGGGTCGGCCGATCGACAACAAGGGGCCGCTGCCCGTCGGCCCGGAACCGCGTCTGTTCAAGTCCGACCCGCCTGCCGCTGCCAACCGCACCCGCGTGGGCCGCAGGCTGGAGACGGGGGTCCGCTCGCTCGACCTGTTCGCGCCGCTTTGCCGGGGCCAGCGGCTCGGCCTGTTCGCAGGCTCGGGCGTAGGCAAGTCGACCCTGCTCTCGATGCTGGCGCGCTGGGTCGAAACCGATATCGCGGTGATCGGCCTGATCGGCGAGCGTGGCCGCGAAGTTCAGGAATTCATCGAGGACGATCTGGGGCCGGAAGGTCTGGCGCGCAGCGTCGTTGTCGTCGCGACCTCCGATTCACCGGCCCTCATGCGCCGTCAGGCGGCGTGGACCACGCTCGCCATCGCGGAGCATTTCCGTGACGCCGGGCGCGACGTCATGTGCCTGATGGATTCGGTCACCCGCTTTGCCATGGCGCAGCGGGAGATCGGCCTCGCCAATGGCGAGCCCCCTGCGACCAAGGGATATACGCCAACCGTCTTTGCCGAATTGCCGAGGTTGCTCGAACGGGCGGGGCCGGGTGGGCCCGGACAGGGGTCGATCACCGGTCTGTTCAGCGTGCTGGTCGACGGCGACGATCACGACGAGCCGATCGCCGACGCGGTGCGCGGCATTCTGGATGGCCACATCGTCATGTCGCGCAAGATTGCCGAGCGTGGCCGCTTCCCTGCGATCGACATTCTCAAGTCGGTCTCGCGCATGCTGCCCGACTGCCACGAGGAGGAGGAGAACCGGCTGCGCCTCGCGGCGCTGAGGCACCTCTCCAACTATGCCGACATGGAAGAACTCGTCCGGCTGGGTGCCTACAAGACCGGCTCGGATGCGGAGGTGGACGAAGCAATCCGCCTCGCCCCGGCGATCGAGGACCTGCTGAAGCAGCGCAAGGACGATCGCGGATCGGTGGCCCACAGCTTCGCCCGGCTTGCCGAACTGATGACGGAGACTTCGCGATGA
- the infA gene encoding translation initiation factor IF-1: MAKEELITMEGAIDEILPDGRFGVTLDNEHRIICYTAGKMRRYRIRSVVGDRVHVEMTPYDLSKGRIVFRERTPGQGPAGARSRGGRR, from the coding sequence TTGGCGAAAGAAGAGCTCATCACGATGGAAGGCGCGATCGACGAGATCCTGCCTGACGGACGTTTCGGCGTCACCCTCGATAATGAGCACCGCATCATCTGCTACACTGCTGGCAAGATGCGTCGCTACCGTATCCGATCGGTCGTTGGAGACCGCGTACATGTCGAAATGACGCCCTACGATCTGAGCAAAGGCCGGATCGTCTTCCGCGAGCGTACACCCGGGCAAGGGCCCGCCGGTGCACGCAGCCGCGGCGGCAGGCGCTGA